One Setaria viridis chromosome 5, Setaria_viridis_v4.0, whole genome shotgun sequence genomic region harbors:
- the LOC117854782 gene encoding stearoyl-[acyl-carrier-protein] 9-desaturase 2, chloroplastic → MASRMALRLNDVTLCTSPPLATRRRRRAGSVKVLAVASTVSTQVENKKPFAPPREVHVQVTHSMPPQKIEMFKSLDDWARDNLLTHLKPVEKCWQPQDFLPDPASEGFHDEVKELRERAKEIPDDYLVCLVGDMITEEALPTYQTMLNTLDGVRDETGASPTAWAVWTRAWTAEENRHGDLLNKYLYLTGRVDMRQIEKTIQYLIGSGMDPRTENNPYLGFIYTSFQERATFISHGNTARHAKDYGDLKLAQICGIIASDEKRHETAYTKIVEKLFEMDPDGTVVALADMMKKKISMPAHLMFDGEDDKLFEHFSMVAQRLGVYTARDYADILEFLVNRWKVADLSGLSGEGNKAQDYLCTLAPRIRRLDERAQSRTKKAGTMPFSWVYGREVQL, encoded by the exons ATGGCCTCCAGGATGGCGCTCCGCCTCAACGACGTCACGCTCTGCACCTCCCCGCCcctcgccacccgccgccgccgccgcgccggcagcGTCAAGGTCCTCGCTGTCGCCTCCACCGTCTCCACCCA GGTTGAGAATAAGAAGCCATTTGCTCCTCCCAGGGAAGTACATGTCCAGGTTACACATTCAATGCCACCTCAGAAGATTGAAATGTTCAAGTCTCTTGATGACTGGGCTAGAGATAACCTCTTGACACATCTTAAGCCAGTCGAGAAGTGTTGGCAGCCACAGGATTTCCTCCCTGACCCAGCATCTGAAGGATTTCATGATGAAGTTAAGGAACTCAGAGAACGGGCCAAGGAAATCCCTGATGATTACCTTGTTTGTTTGGTTGGGGACATGATTACTGAGGAGGCGCTTCCAACATACCAGACTATGCTTAACACCCTTGATGGTGTCAGGGATGAGACAGGTGCAAGCCCCACTGCCTGGGCAGTTTGGACAAGGGCATGGACTGCTGAGGAGAACCGGCATGGTGATCTCCTAAACAAATATCTGTACCTCACTGGGAGGGTGGATATGAGGCAAATTGAGAAGACAATTCAGTATCTTATTGGCTCTGGAATG GATCCTAGGACTGAGAACAACCCTTATCTTGGCTTCATCTACACCTCCTTCCAAGAGCGTGCGACCTTCATCTCACATGGGAACACTGCTCGCCATGCCAAGGACTATGGTGACCTGAAGCTCGCACAAATCTGTGGCATCATCGCCTCGGATGAGAAGCGACATGAAACAGCATACACCAAGATTGTTGAGAAGCTGTTTGAGATGGACCCTGATGGTACCGTGGTTGCTCTGGCTgacatgatgaagaagaagatctcaATGCCTGCCCACCTGATGTTCGACGGGGAGGACGACAAGCTGTTTGAGCACTTCTCCATGGTCGCACAGAGGCTTGGCGTGTACACCGCCAGGGACTATGCCGACATCCTTGAGTTCCTTGTCAACAGGTGGAAGGTGGCAGACCTTAGTGGCCTGTCCGGTGAGGGTAACAAGGCGCAGGACTACCTTTGCACCCTTGCTCCAAGGATCAGGAGGCTGGACGAGAGGGCCCAGAGCAGAACCAAGAAAGCTGGAACGATGCCTTTCAGCTGGGTGTATGGTAGGGAAGTCCAACTGTAA
- the LOC117854781 gene encoding CBS domain-containing protein CBSX6 produces the protein MAAVFFHHVVGDLTCGKPEVSELHDTDTLEDAARAIASSPEGAVPVWRPRAAPEDPPSGVRFIGMISALDIAAFVATAGVGDRAMRAVVGEVVQPNPGLLREIDPGTRLIDALELMRHGVKRFLVRKSGSWKGITKRFSVLYNGKWLKNMESTSPSAASSSRQLSSSTGSASADKFCCLSREDVLRFLIGCLGALAPIPLTQISSLGAINPHYSYVEASAPAMEAIQKIPQDPCAVAVVETTPDGTRKILGDISTYKLWKCDYVSAAWALANLSAGQFVIGADENGSTPISVLPEPPISPSSPVEEISPGRSPRAKKFSSRSIGFQANQMSAWRTRSSFHRGRSTPLTCKSTSTLAAVMAQMLSHRATHVWVTDAESEEDGVLVGVVGYTEIFYAATRSASPSPTPSS, from the exons ATGGCCGCCGTCTTCTTCCACCACGTCGTCGGCGACCTCACCTGCGGCAAGCCGGAGGTCTCCGAGCTCCACGACACCGACACGCTCgaggacgccgcgcgcgccatcGCCTCCAGCCCCGAGGGCGCCGTGCCCGTCTGGCGCCCGCGGGCCGCGCCTGAGGACCCGCCCTCCGGGGTCAGGTTCATCGGGATGATCTCCGCTCTCGACATCGCCGCGTTCGTCGCCACCGCGGGGGTCGGGGACAGGGCCATGCGAGCGGTCGTCGGCGAGGTCGTGCAGCCCAACCCCGGGTTGCTCAGGGAGATCGATCCGGGTACCAG GTTGATTGACGCGCTGGAGCTCATGAGGCACGGAGTGAAGCGCTTCCTTGTTCGCAAGAGTGGGAGCTGGAAAGGCATTACCAAGAGGTTTTCAGTACTTTATAATGGCAAATGGCTGAAGAATATGGAATCAACATCTCCAAGCGcagcgagcagcagcaggcagttGTCCTCGTCTACTGGTTCTGCTTCTGCAGACAAGTTTTGCTGCCTCTCAAGGGAAGATGTTCTCCGGTTTCTAATTGGATGCCTCGGTGCTCTCGCGCCCATCCCATTGACTCAGATATCTTCCCTTGGAGCCATCAACCCACACTACAGTTACGTAGAAGCATCTGCGCCCGCCATGGAAGCAATTCAGAAGATCCCTCAAGACCCATGCGCCGTTGCCGTAGTGGAGACGACTCCAGATGGAACCCGTAAGATACTAGGAGACATCTCTACTTACAAACTGTGGAAATGTGACTATGTTTCAGCAGCATGGGCTCTGGCAAACCTGTCAGCCGGGCAGTTCGTCATTGGCGCCGACGAGAACGGGTCAACGCCTATCTCTGTCCTCCCGGAGCCTCCCATCAGCCCATCATCACCGGTGGAAGAGATCAGCCCCGGGCGCTCGCCCAGGGCGAAGAAGTTCAGCAGCAGGAGCATCGGTTTCCAAGCGAACCAGATGTCGGCATGGCGGACGCGGAGCTCGTTCCACCGGGGCAGGAGCACGCCGCTGACGTGCAAGAGCACGAGCACCCTCGCCGCGGTCATGGCGCAGATGCTGTCCCACCGGGCCACGCACGTCTGGGTGACGGACGCGGAGTCGGAGGAGGACGGCGTCCTTGTCGGCGTGGTGGGCTACACCGAGATCTTCTATGCCGCCACCAGAAGCGCCTCCCCGAGCCCGACACCGTCTTCTTGA